The following proteins come from a genomic window of Bactrocera dorsalis isolate Fly_Bdor chromosome 6, ASM2337382v1, whole genome shotgun sequence:
- the LOC125779489 gene encoding uncharacterized protein LOC125779489, whose product MDKLQFTFTVLSTTDEPKTLVLCVTSIATPDGRTFELPPNYLDSAFHEELRKTSAFAKVKKSISKKGQYRKVWIDLTKELKNVYLNETNNLQFKDVYLEEKEETESNIVNGSNQSLIQVLEKLLEKRQEKTEEKHVGKIAKEFTIEKFNGKNSNAGLWMTSFETECERFDVTKDDKRIELLKSFMEKGATDWYSCTLLKLTVKA is encoded by the coding sequence ATGGACAAGCTGCAGTTCACATTCACGGTGCTATCTACTACAGATGAACCAAAGACATTAGTACTATGCGTAACCAGCATTGCCACTCCAGATGGCCGAACTTTCGAATTGCCTCCCAACTACCTCGATTCAGCATTTCACGAGGAATTGAGAAAAACGTCGGCATTTGCTAAGGTAAAGAAATCGATAAGTAAAAAAGGGCAATATAGGAAAGTTTGGATTGATTTAACTAAGGAATTGAAGAATGTGTATCtaaatgaaacaaataatttacaattcaaagatgtatatttagaagaaaaagaagagacTGAAAGTAATATTGTAAATGGTTCAAATCAATCATTGATACAAGTATTAGAAAAGTTGCTTGAGAAAAGACaagaaaaaactgaagaaaaacaTGTCGGCAAAATAGCTAAAGAATTTACGATTGAGAAATTTAATGGAAAGAATTCAAATGCAGGTCTGTGGATGACTAGTTTTGAAACAGAATGCGAAAGATTTGATGTAACTAAAGATGATAAACGAATTGAACTCTTAAAATCATTTATGGAGAAAGGTGCTACAGATTGGTATAGTTGCACTCTCTTGAAATTAACtgttaaagcttag